The following DNA comes from Riemerella anatipestifer ATCC 11845 = DSM 15868.
CTTCAAATAGATACTTTTTAGGTTTATACTCTCGATAGTAGGCTCTAAGTTCAGGCAAAATACTTTCAGGCAAAGGCACCATACGGTCTTTTTTACCTTTAGCATTCTCAATCCGTACACGCATAGTTTCGCTACATATATCCTCTAGTTTTAAATTAACAATCTCACTTACTCGCAAACCCATACCATAGCAAAGTTGTAACATACATCTATGTTTGAGGTTGGTGGTTACTTCAAATATTTTTAAAATCTGCTTTTTATTTAAACTCTTTGGTAACTGTTTTTTCTTTTTGGGGCGAGGAATATCAAAAAACATTTTTTTGCGATGTAAGGCTTGCTCAAAGTAAAATTTAATAGCATTGATACGACTGTTTATTTCTGCCTCCGAAAGTTTTAAATTCTCAAAACAATAGAGAAAATAAGACCTTAAGCGTTCTTCGGACAATTCATCTACTGGAAAATCTTTTAGAACATAAAGCAGTTGGGCAAACTCTACGGCATAAGTTCTAAGCGTATTTCGACTGTATCCTTTTAGTTTTAAATGCTCCTGAAAAAGCTCAAAAGCAGGGCGATTAACCGCTTTTATTTTTGAAAATACCATTTTGCCAACCAATGGCTCTTCTGTAATACTAAAAAGGGTTCTATAATGTCTATTGTTAGGTACATACCAACTTTTTTGACTAGCCGACCAACGGGCAGTGGTATGTTCTTTAAGAAGGTCAATAAGCTCCTTCTGATACGGAAAAGAAATCCATATCACATTTTTCTCACGGTGTTCTCCAACTTTCGTTTGGTATAAGGAGCTATTCCAGTGCATATCTTTTTTAATTTACTCTTCTATTCTATCCAATATTTCTCTTGCTTGGTCAGCATTACTCTCGTCTACCATAAGGATATAGTTTTGGTTTACAGGCATTACAGCTACATTATTAACATACTCATTTTTAATATAGCTTTCTATACCTTCAGATAAAAGTTTAGATTTCATAATCTCTACTTCGTATAGAAATCCTGACTCAAATATTTTTACCATAACCAAATTTATTTTATTCAAATATAATAATTTTTAACTATATTAGTAGCGTTTAAACATAACCTTATCACATTAGTATGAGTTATTATCCACTTAATAGTATCCCAGACTATTACATGCTAGATAACCTTCTTACCGAAGAGCATAAATTGGTTAGAAATTCTGTGAGACAATGGGTGCAAAGTTCTGTAATTCCTCAGATAGATAACGCTGCACAAACACATAAAGAAATCCCCAACCTAATGCAACAATTGGGTACAATAGGAGCTCTAGGAGCCTATATTCCAAAAGAGTATGGTGGTGCTGGGCTAGACCAAATTTCCTACGGCATCATTATGCAAGAGTTAGAAAGAGGAGACTCTGCGGTGCGTTCTGCGGCTTCGGTGCAAGCATCATTAGTAATGTATCCTATTTTTGAATTCGGAACAGAGGAACAAAAAAGAAAATTCCTACCTTTACTCGGAGCGGGTGAAATTACAGGAGCTTTCGGGCTTACCGAACCCAACCACGGCTCTAATCCGTCTGATATGGAAACTCGCATTAAAGATATGGGCGATTATTTTTTGCTTAATGGAGCTAAAATGTGGATTACCAATGCTCCTACTTGCGACATTGCTATTGTTTGGGCTAAAGATGAAACCAATACTATTAGAGGGTTAATTGTAGAAAGAGGAATGGAAGGTTTCACTACTCCAGAAACACTCAATAAATGGAGTTTAAGAGCCTCTAGAACAGGAGAATTGGTATTTCAAAATGTGAAAGTCCCTAAAGAAAATCTCCTACCGAATGTAAAAGGAATTAAAGGTCCATTATCCTGTCTTAACTCTGCTAGATATGGAATTTCTTGGGGCGTTATAGGTGCTGCTATAGATTGCTATTGCACCGCAGTACAATACGCCAAAGAGCGTACACAGTTTGGGAAACCTATTGGTAGTTTTCAACTTCAACAAAAGAAATTAGCCGAGTTTCTCACAGAAATTACTAAAGCTCAACTTCTTTCGTGGCGTTTAGGTTTGCTTAAAAATGAAAACAAAGCTACTCCAGCACAAATCTCTATGGCTAAAAGAAATAATGTAAAAATGGCATTAGACATTGCTAGGGAAAGCAGGCAAATACTAGGTGCTATGGGGATTATGGGAGACTTCCCTATGATGCGACACGCCGCCAATCTAGAATCTGTAATTACTTACGAAGGTACTCACGATATTCATCTTTTAATAACAGGTATGGATATCACGAGTATTAGTGCTTTCTCATAAAAATAAACTATAAAAACAAAATTTAAACTATGAACGAAAAAGACAAACGATTTATCGCTTTATGGCAAAACTTACGACAAAGTAGGCTTAAGTTTTCGGTAAGGCAAGGCGTCGTAATCGCCTTTATGTTTATACTTATTGCTGCTCCTATCAATTATTTCATTACTCAACCTGATGATTTTAAAGCCTTTTTAGGAAAAAATGGGATTATTTGGTTGGCAGCTTCGGCTATTCTTAGCCTGTACTACTACTTTGTGGGCTTTAATAAGTATGAAAAAAGGTATAAAAGTTTAATAAATCAATAGAATTAAATCTGAACAATGATAGATAAAACAGTTAAAAATGTACAAGAAGCCTGCGAAGGTATCAAAGACGGAATGACCATTATGCTTGGCGGATTTGGGCTATGCGGAATCCCAGAGAATAGCATTGCTGAGCTGGTAAGAAAAAATGTAAAAAATCTCACTTGTATTTCTAATAATGCAGGTGTTGATGATTTTGGACTAGGACTTTTACTTCAAAATAAACAAATAAAAAAAATGATTTCTTCCTATGTGGGAGAAAATGCCGAATTTGAAAGACAACTACTAAGCGGAGAGTTAGAGGTAGAACTTATCCCACAGGGGACTCTAGCGACTAGATGTTTGGCTGCGGGGTATGGTATGCCTGCTTTTTTCACACCTGCTGGCGTAGGGACAGAAGTTGCCGAAGGTAAAGAGGTCAGAAACTTTAATGGTAAAGATTATCTTTTAGAATATGCTTTTGATGCTGATTTTGCCATCGTTAAAGCTTGGAAAGGCGACACAGCAGGAAATTTAATATATCGTTCTACTGCTAGAAATTTTAATCCACCAATGGCAATGGCTGGTAAAATTACGATTGCAGAGGTAGAAGAACTTGTACCTGCAGGAACATTAGACCCTGACCAAATACATACTCCTGGAATTTATGTACACCGTATTTTCCAAGGAGAAAATTACGAGAAGAGAATAGAGCAAAGAACCGTAAGAAAAACCAATCAAGACTAAACTTAATTATGGCTTTAACAAAAGAACAAATAGCACAAAGAATTGCTAAAGAAATAAAAAATAATTCCTATGTTAATCTAGGCATAGGTATCCCTACCCTAGTTGCCAACTACATTCCGAAAGGCATAAATGTTGTATTGCAATCCGAAAATGGGTTACTCGGAATGGGACCCTTTCCAGAGGAAGGCAAAGAGGATGCAGATTTAATAAACGCAGGTAAGCAAACCATCACTACTTTACCAGGTTCAGTAGTTTTTGATTCAGCGATGAGTTTCGGTATGATTAGAGCTCAAAAAGTAGATTTAACCATACTAGGAGCGATGGAAGTTTCCGAAAGCGGAGACATCGCTAACTGGAAAATACCGGGTAAAATGGTAAAAGGTATGGGAGGTGCGATGGATTTAGTTGCTTCCGCAAAGAATATTATTGTGGCAATGCAACAGGTGAATAAACACGGCGAGTCTAAACTTCTCCAAAAATGTAGCTTACCTCTTACAGGAGTTAAATGTATCAAAAAAGTAGTTACAGAGCTTGGCGTTTACGAAATAGTACCCGAAGGAGGCTTTAAATTATTAGAAAAAGCACCTAATGTAAGCCTAGACGATATTAAAAAGGCAACAGCTGGGAAACTCATTATAGAAGGAGAAATCCCAGAAATAGTTTTAGATTAAAACAAATATATATTATGGAGGATAGAAAAACAAAACTAGAGCGTTTTGAAGAAAGTGTGTTATCTAAATATCAGATTTACAACAGTATTTTTATGACATTACCTTTCAGTGGTGTGTCTAATGTGGGGAGATTTTTGCCTCTGTTTGGCGAAGAATGTAAAAAAGGCTATCAAGATAATAAAACACCTACCGAAATCGTAGAAGAGTTTTTCAAAAAATACGCTCCACAATCCTCCGAAAAAGAAACTAACGACCTTCTGTTTAGGTTTATACAATATATTGAAAGGCAAGTAGTTTTATTTGATGCCATAGAAGATGCCGCCTTTTCCACAGTAAATAATATGGACGGACTGGGCAGTATCCGAAATATGAAAGAGAAAGCCGAAGCTCGTAACAAGGTTACTGAACTTAAAGCTACTCTACAAAAACTTAAAGTAAGACCTGTACTTACTGCTCACCCAACTCAATTCTATCCAGACTCTGTATTGGTTATCATTAACGATTTAACCCAAGCGATTAAAGATAATGACTTAACCACCATCAAAAAACTTCTAGCACAGCTAGGTAAAACGCCTTTCTATAAAAAGGAAAAACCAAGTCCGTTAGATGAAGCTATTGGGCTTATTTGGTATTTAGAAAATGTATTTTACCATTCTATGGGGAATATTTACAGCTATCTTAAAAAACATATTTTGAAAGATGAAGCTCTTAAAAACCCCGTGGTAGAACTAGGCTTTTGGCCCGGAGGCGATAGAGATGGTAACCCTTTTGTAAAACCAGAAACCACTCTAAAAGTAGCAGAGAGACTCAAAAAAAGTATTCTAAAAAACTACTATAAAGACATCAGAGTCCTAAAAAGAAGACTCACTTTTAAAGGAGTGGAACATTTAGTAAAAAATCTAGAAGACCAACTCTATAAAGCAGCATTTTTAGAAGAAGAAAACACTCTAACGCTTCAAGAGTTCAGACAATCTCTTGAAGAAATACGAGCCATTTTAATCTCAGAACATCAATCTCTATTTGTAGATGAGCTAGATGCTTTACTCTATAAAGTTGATATCTTTGGATTCTATTTTGCAAGTCTAGACATCAGACAAGATTCTAGAATCCATCGAATTGTGATAGAAGATATTGCAAAATCTACCTCTGGAAAAATTATTCCCGAGAACTATTCAAGCCTTTCCTGTGAAGAACAAATCCAAGTTTTATCACAAGTAAATGGTGTGTTAGACCTAACCTCATTTAACCAAGAAATCACTAAAGATACCTTAGGTTCTATCCTAATGATGATGGCTATCCAAAAAGAAAATGGAGAAAAAGGTTGCAACAGGTATATTATTAGTAATAATCAAAACGCAGCTAATGTACTAGAGGTATATACCTTACTGAAGCTTTGTGGTTGGCAGAACCCTACCGTAGATATTGTACCACTTTTTGAGACCATAGATGATTTGGACAATGCCGAAGAGGTAATGACAACGCTTTACCAAAATAAAGATTACAAAGAACACCTTAAATCTAGAGGCTATCAACAAACCATTATGCTCGGTTTTTCTGACGGAACTAAAGACGGTGGCTATCTAAAAGCCAACTGGAGCATCTATACCGCTAAAGAAAGACTTACCAAAATCTCTAGAGAATATGGTATAGAAGTTCTGTTTTTTGATGGGCGTGGTGGACCTCCAGCTAGAGGTGGTGGCAAATCTCACCAGTTCTATGCTTCTTTTGGTAAAGATATAGAGTCTGACGCTATACAAATTACAATACAAGGGCAAACCATTAGCTCTAACTTTGGGACTTTAGACTCTTCACAGTATAATTTAGAACAGCTTATTAGTGCTGGTGTTAATAATAAAATTTTCACTAGTGAACAAGCTAGTATTTCTTCTGAAGAGAAAGAAATTTTACAAGATTTAGCAGACATTAGCTATCAAAAATATACGGAATTTAAAAATCATCCTAAGTTTATCCCGTACCTCGAAAAGATGAGTACGCTAAAGTATTATGCTAAAGCCAATATAGGAAGTAGGCCTTCCAAAAGAGGTAATTCAGATACACTCAACTTTAGTGATTTAAGAGCCATTCCGTTTGTGGGTAGCTGGAGCCAACTAAAACAAAATGTACCTGGTTTTTATGGTGTGGGTACTGCTTTGGCTCATTATGATGCTAATGGAAATTTTGAAAAACTAAAGGCACTATATAAAAAATCTCTATTTTTCAGAACTTTACTAGAAAATAGTATGATGAGCCTTACCAAATCTTTCTTTAAACTCACGGAGTATATGAAAGACGATGTGGAATTTGGTGCTTTTTGGCAAGAAATTTATCAAGAATACCAACTTTCTAAAGAAATGCTCCTAAAACTTACAGAGTTTAAAAGCCTTATGGAAGACCACCCAGCTGGTAAAGCCTCTATACAAATGAGAGAAGAAATGGTTCTGCCTCTACTTACCATACAACAATATGCTCTAAAAAAAGTGCAAGACGGAAGTCCTCTTTCTGAAGTTTATGAAAATATGGTGGTAAGGTCTCTATTTGGAAACATTAATGCGAGTAGAAATTCTGCGTAGATATAGTTGTTTTATCTGCAAGTTTATCACAAATTTCGTTTAATAAAGAAAATTATGAAAAAAATTACAATTTTACTATTTGGTTTACTAATGTTTGGATTAACATATTCTCAAAAAATAAATGGCTTAAAAATATATAAACAGAATGAACAATATTCTGAGAATGATTCTATTCCCAAAATAATTAATCCGCAAAAATGGGAATTAGAAAAGCCAATTATACTTCTAAATGACAAATATGTAGCAAGTGAAGTTTTGAACACAATAAATCCTAAAAAAATTGAATCCATAAAAATTGAGAAGAATAAAGTTCAAATTGACGGAACTGAATATAACGGTAAAATCATTGTAAAAACAAAAGCAAACTACGATTTAAGTTTATTGAAAATAAAAGATTTTATTGAGAAATATGCTAGAATAAAGAATGGGGAGTATATATATTTTATTGATGGAGAAGTTCTAAATACTGATGAGAACTTAATGTATGTTGATGAAAAAAATATTATGCAAGTGAAAGTTACTAAACTCGATAAAACAGAAAAGTCAAAAAAATTATATTTTGTAAAATTATTGACACGAACAAAAGAAAATTTAAAAAAAGGAGATACAATATATATTCGTGGAAATGAATTGAGTGTAAATAATTAAAAAAACTGCAGCTAACATAGTATTTGCAAAGGGCGGGGTTAGGGAATGATAGGAGATTTTTTAATAATATTTCATCGTAAAATACTTTTCACTTCCACGATTTTGTTTAATCTAACATTTTTCCAAAAGACGGTCACAAATGAAATTAGTTTTATCAATTGTTTTTGTAATTTATTCTACATCTAAGTTTCAATCACAAACTATTGTAAATGACAATAAAGAAGTTAGTATAATATTTCCTTTTGAATATGTAAAGTATTCTCTTGCAACTTATTATCTTTTTACAATTAAGAACAATTCAAATTTTAATTATTTTATTGATACATCCGTGAATTCATTTTGGGGTAGAGCATTAATTTTAAAAAATGGGAAATACCTTCCTCAAAAATCATATTATTCAAGTGGTTATCCCGCTGAAAGAGAATATAGTGAATGTGAAAAAGATTTTCAAATCATTATGAAAGGAGAATCTAAAAATGTTCTATTACCAATATTTCAATATAATGGAACCTATGATTTTGATAGCAATAATAATTACAGGGTTGTAATAAGTAATCAAAAATTTTCAAGAACTATTTCTTCAGAAATGGGATGTAAAAAATATATTGAACAAATGGAAAACAAAGGCTATAAACTTTTGGAAGGAAATATAAATTTGAGTCTTAAAATTGTTGAGTAAAAAAATGGCGGAAACAATAAGCATAATTGGTGCAGGAATTGGCGGACTAACAACCGCCTTGATGCTGAAAAATAAAGGTTTCAATATAGAGGTTTTTGAAAGTTCAAAAGAAATAAAACCTGTTGGAGCAGGAATAATAATTGCAAATAATGCGATGCAGGTTTTTAAAAAGTTAGGCATTCAGGATAAAATTGAGAAGGCTGGCAACAGAATTTCCTGTATGAAAATTACGGATACACAACTAAAAAGTATCTCTGTAGTTGACCTGACCGAATACGAAAAAAAATATGGTGTACACAATATCGCAATACACCGAGGAGAATTGCAAAAAATACTTGTAAATGAAGTGGGCTATGACAATATAAGGCTCTCAAAACGGCTTATAAAAGTTCAAAAGTCTGAACCGTTTAAATTAACTTTTGAGGACTACTCAACCATGGAAAGTAAAATATTGATTGGTGCAGACGGTATAAACTCGGTAGTTAGAAAAGACTTATTTGAAGAAAGCAAATTACGAAATGCAAACCAAAAGTGTTGGAGAGGAATTTGTGAAATGAATTTACCTCAAAAATATCATAATGAACTTAATGAGGCATGGGGGAAAGGAAAACGATTTGGTTTCGTGAAAATTAGTGATAGAAAAGTATATTGGTATGCTTTAACAAATTCAAAAAACATAAAGCCTAACGAAATAAATTTATGTGAATTATTTAGTGAGTTTCACAGCGATATTTTGAAAATTATTTCTGCAACAGACAGAAATCAAATAGTAGTGAGTGATATTATTGATCTTAAACCAATTGATAAATGGCAAAAAAGAAATGTTTGCTTAGTTGGTGATGCAGCTCATGCTACAACACCGAATTTAGGACAAGGGGCTTGCCAAGCTATTGAAGATGCATATGTTCTAGGAAAGCTACTTGACAAAGGGATTAGTATAGAAAATACTTTTGAAAAATATGAAAATTTAAGACATAAAAAAGCTCACAAAATAGTAAATACAAGTTGGATACTTGGGAAAATAGCACATTTAGACAACCCATTTTTAGTCTGTTTAAGAAATAACATTTTAAGATTTACACCAAAATTTGTAAACAAAATACAAACGGATAAAATATTTAAACTAAACTAACAAAAGTGAGGCAAAAAATAGCTTCAATTGAACTTTGATGCTAAAGTTTCCAGTCTTCATCAATATCTAAAACATTATATAACATTTCATTCACAAATATTAAAAAAGCTACCTCAATTTTGAGATAGCTTTTTTAGTATTTAATCTTAGAAAATTTTACAATTTAAATCTCTGTATCCAAATCCCAATTCTCTAGATAATCGTGAACTGCTTTTAAGAACATTCCGCCCAGAGAACCATCTACCACACGGTGGTCATAAGAATGGCTCATAAACATTTTCTGTCTAATTGCAATTACATCGCCCTCTGGAGTTTCTAGTACCGCAGGTTTTTTAACAATAGCTCCTACTGCCAAAATAGCCACCTGAGGCAAAGGAATAATTGGTGTACCCATTAAATTACCAAAAGAACCAATATTAGAAATAGTATAAGTAGCTCCTTGAGTATCTTCTGGTTTTAGTTTTTTATTTCTCGCACGATGAGCCAAATCATTGATAGCTTTAGCTAAGCCACTTAAAGATAATTGGTCTGCGTTTTTAATTACAGGCACAATAAGATTTCCATCTGGTAAAGCTGTTGCCATACCTATATTGATATTTTTCTTCTTAATAATTTTATCTCCATCTACAGAGACATTAATCATTGGATAATCCTGAATAGCCTTCACTACCGCTCTTACAAAAATAGGCATAAACGTAAGCTTTTCGCCCTCTCTCTGTTGGAAAACATTTTTATACTTATTTCTCCATTTCACCACATTGGTAACATCACTCTCAATAAACGAACTTACGTGAGGAGCCGTGTGTTTACTACGCACCATAGAATCAGCAATAATTTTTCTAACTCTATCCATTTGTATCACTTCGTCTCCCTCAGAAGTGCTTACAGGTACAGAAGATACCGCAGACGCACTACTAGATGCTACCACCTGAGGCACTTCCTGCTTCATAACAGATGACGAAGATTGACCTCTATTCTCCACATATTTTAATATATCTTCTTTAGTAATTCTACCTTCTAGACCTGTACCTTGTATAGTTTTTAATTCAGCTTCCGAAATATTTTCTTCCTGAGCAATAGATTTCACTAAAGGCGACAAATATAAATCTCCTGAAAACTCTACTTTCAACTCATTTAGAGGTGCTTCTATTGTTTTTATAACATCAGCACTAGGAACTTCCTCTGCAGTTTCAACTACTTTTGGTACTTCTTGAATAGTATCTGATACGGCACCGCCCTCTGTTTCTAATATCGCAATAGCCTCTCCTACTTGTGCTACTTCGTCTTTTTGTTTTAAAATTTTAACAATCTTCCCCGAAACAGGAGTAGGAACATCTGAGTCTACTTTGTCTGTTGCTATTTCCACTACACTATCATCCTCGTTTACGAAGTCACCCTCATCAAATAGCCAAGAAATAATAGTTGCTTCCATAACGCCTTCTCCCATTGAAGGAAGTAATAATTTATATTCTGCCATTGTTTTATTGGTTTTTAGCAAAGATAATATTTTTTTAAACTTTCACACGAATTTCATCGTTCAATTTTTCAACGATAGCCTATTTAAACGCCATCTGTATCTCCCAACATTGGAACAAACTTATACACTCCAAAAGTTTCCTTTTCTATTTCTGTTTCAGAAATTTTGGTAAATCTATAAAGTATCTGCTCTTCTAAAGCCCCTAGCGGAATGACCATTTTACCTCCTACTTTAAGTTGCTTTAACAATTCCACAGGCAAAGTTTCAGCCCCGCAGGTTACAATAATTTTATCAAACGGAGCAAAAGTAGGCAATCCTAAAAAACCATCTCCAAAACTTTGAAAATGTGGACGAAGCCCTAAAATTTTAAACATCTTTTTAGAAAAATCAAATAGTTTTTTCTGTCTTTCAATAGTGTAAACTTTCGCTCCCATCACCATAAGAACTGCTGCTTGATAGCCGCTACCTGTGCCTATTTCTAATATTTTTTCTCCTTTCTCTACCTGTAATAATTCTGTTTGCTCAGCCACAGTAGAAGGGTGAGAAATCGTTTGATGTGCAGCAATAGGAAATGCTCTATCTTCGTAGGCATAATCCTCAAAAACACTTTCCAAAAAAAAATGACGAGGCAATGCTCCTATCGCTGATAGCACATTTTCATCACAAATACCCAATTTTTCTCTTAGATATTCTACCAATATTTTTCGTTTTCCTTTATGTACAAATGTATCTTTCATTTTATTTTTGGAAAAAGAAAGTTATTCTACTTTAAAATCAACAACAGCGTCTAATTTAGGATATTTTTTATCACTCACAAAGCGTTTACCTGTACAATCTATTTCCTTCCAACCTTTCTTTCTACTACAATCGCCCACCTCTACCACATAAGGCACAAAGCTAATTTCCTCATCTCCTTCATTATAAACTTCCTTATATTGTACTGCCACATCTAACACACAAGGGAAATTAGTATTTAGTTTTACATTCCTATAAATAATGTCATAATGAGTTTCTCTATTTTCTGGAATCTCAAAATACTTCTCATATCCGCCAGTTTCTCCTTTTAAATCAGCCATTGCCATCAAAGCATAGTAAAGAGCTTTAGTGTAGTAGTGTCTCGTATTTGCACGAGTATAATCATCAAAGAAATGCCCACCTTCAAACAAAACAGTAGGAATTCCTGCCTTCATAAAATTATCTCCCGTAGAAGTTGGGTAAAACTCATCTGAATAACGCCCTATTTGATTTGGAATTTCTAATGATAACTTGCTAAAAATCTCAGCAATCACCGCCATACTTTTCTTTCTATTTTCTGTAACTTCTCTCTCTACATTTTCAGATGGTGCTAAAAAAGATAAAGTCGCAGGATGAACCGCATCCGTTGTAAAAATAGTCCTTTGGTCGTGCAAATTAAGAGCATAGTGATAATCACCTCTCAAAACGATTTCTTTTAGAAGTCTCATTTCTAAAGAAGATTCTTTAATAAAGTCTCTGTTAATATCTATATCTAAAGCGTTTCTTCTCGTCCAAACTGCTGAACCATCAGGATTAAGCATCCAAATAAAATCCAATTTTATCTCTTGCCAAAGTTCTTCAGATAAAGATGGATTATATTCTAAAGATTCTAATAAATCCAACATAGCTAAAGTTGCAGTAGATTCATTACCGTGCATCTGACTCCAAGCGACTATATTGGTTCTCCCTTTTCCTATACTCATCATATAAATGGGTCTTCCCATAGGAGAAGTTCCTATCTGTTCTAAAACACTCCCATACTTCTCTTTTAGAAAAACAAACAATTTTTCGGGCGAAATATATCTATTTTTAAAGTTTACATTTTTAACATACGAAAACACATTTGTCATAACAAATATTTTTACTTCCACAAAGATAATACTAAAAAAGCAAAAACAATATTTTACTTTTGTAAATTATTTAAACACTCCTATATGACTAAATGTCTGTTGATAAAATTGTGGATTAAATACAATTCAATTAAAAATCATTAAATATTTAAAATCAGTGTTTTATAAATTTTATATAAAGTTATTTTTC
Coding sequences within:
- a CDS encoding tyrosine-type recombinase/integrase; this encodes MHWNSSLYQTKVGEHREKNVIWISFPYQKELIDLLKEHTTARWSASQKSWYVPNNRHYRTLFSITEEPLVGKMVFSKIKAVNRPAFELFQEHLKLKGYSRNTLRTYAVEFAQLLYVLKDFPVDELSEERLRSYFLYCFENLKLSEAEINSRINAIKFYFEQALHRKKMFFDIPRPKKKKQLPKSLNKKQILKIFEVTTNLKHRCMLQLCYGMGLRVSEIVNLKLEDICSETMRVRIENAKGKKDRMVPLPESILPELRAYYREYKPKKYLFEGQYGGMYSVRSVQSVFKTAMRKAGINKTVGIHGLRHSYATHLLEMGTDIRYIQEFLGHNNIKTTQIYTQVTSEHQRTIKSPLDGLK
- a CDS encoding 3-oxoacid CoA-transferase subunit B; its protein translation is MALTKEQIAQRIAKEIKNNSYVNLGIGIPTLVANYIPKGINVVLQSENGLLGMGPFPEEGKEDADLINAGKQTITTLPGSVVFDSAMSFGMIRAQKVDLTILGAMEVSESGDIANWKIPGKMVKGMGGAMDLVASAKNIIVAMQQVNKHGESKLLQKCSLPLTGVKCIKKVVTELGVYEIVPEGGFKLLEKAPNVSLDDIKKATAGKLIIEGEIPEIVLD
- a CDS encoding FAD-dependent monooxygenase; its protein translation is MAETISIIGAGIGGLTTALMLKNKGFNIEVFESSKEIKPVGAGIIIANNAMQVFKKLGIQDKIEKAGNRISCMKITDTQLKSISVVDLTEYEKKYGVHNIAIHRGELQKILVNEVGYDNIRLSKRLIKVQKSEPFKLTFEDYSTMESKILIGADGINSVVRKDLFEESKLRNANQKCWRGICEMNLPQKYHNELNEAWGKGKRFGFVKISDRKVYWYALTNSKNIKPNEINLCELFSEFHSDILKIISATDRNQIVVSDIIDLKPIDKWQKRNVCLVGDAAHATTPNLGQGACQAIEDAYVLGKLLDKGISIENTFEKYENLRHKKAHKIVNTSWILGKIAHLDNPFLVCLRNNILRFTPKFVNKIQTDKIFKLN
- a CDS encoding phosphoenolpyruvate carboxylase → MEDRKTKLERFEESVLSKYQIYNSIFMTLPFSGVSNVGRFLPLFGEECKKGYQDNKTPTEIVEEFFKKYAPQSSEKETNDLLFRFIQYIERQVVLFDAIEDAAFSTVNNMDGLGSIRNMKEKAEARNKVTELKATLQKLKVRPVLTAHPTQFYPDSVLVIINDLTQAIKDNDLTTIKKLLAQLGKTPFYKKEKPSPLDEAIGLIWYLENVFYHSMGNIYSYLKKHILKDEALKNPVVELGFWPGGDRDGNPFVKPETTLKVAERLKKSILKNYYKDIRVLKRRLTFKGVEHLVKNLEDQLYKAAFLEEENTLTLQEFRQSLEEIRAILISEHQSLFVDELDALLYKVDIFGFYFASLDIRQDSRIHRIVIEDIAKSTSGKIIPENYSSLSCEEQIQVLSQVNGVLDLTSFNQEITKDTLGSILMMMAIQKENGEKGCNRYIISNNQNAANVLEVYTLLKLCGWQNPTVDIVPLFETIDDLDNAEEVMTTLYQNKDYKEHLKSRGYQQTIMLGFSDGTKDGGYLKANWSIYTAKERLTKISREYGIEVLFFDGRGGPPARGGGKSHQFYASFGKDIESDAIQITIQGQTISSNFGTLDSSQYNLEQLISAGVNNKIFTSEQASISSEEKEILQDLADISYQKYTEFKNHPKFIPYLEKMSTLKYYAKANIGSRPSKRGNSDTLNFSDLRAIPFVGSWSQLKQNVPGFYGVGTALAHYDANGNFEKLKALYKKSLFFRTLLENSMMSLTKSFFKLTEYMKDDVEFGAFWQEIYQEYQLSKEMLLKLTEFKSLMEDHPAGKASIQMREEMVLPLLTIQQYALKKVQDGSPLSEVYENMVVRSLFGNINASRNSA
- a CDS encoding acyl-CoA dehydrogenase family protein gives rise to the protein MSYYPLNSIPDYYMLDNLLTEEHKLVRNSVRQWVQSSVIPQIDNAAQTHKEIPNLMQQLGTIGALGAYIPKEYGGAGLDQISYGIIMQELERGDSAVRSAASVQASLVMYPIFEFGTEEQKRKFLPLLGAGEITGAFGLTEPNHGSNPSDMETRIKDMGDYFLLNGAKMWITNAPTCDIAIVWAKDETNTIRGLIVERGMEGFTTPETLNKWSLRASRTGELVFQNVKVPKENLLPNVKGIKGPLSCLNSARYGISWGVIGAAIDCYCTAVQYAKERTQFGKPIGSFQLQQKKLAEFLTEITKAQLLSWRLGLLKNENKATPAQISMAKRNNVKMALDIARESRQILGAMGIMGDFPMMRHAANLESVITYEGTHDIHLLITGMDITSISAFS
- a CDS encoding putative signal transducing protein translates to MVKIFESGFLYEVEIMKSKLLSEGIESYIKNEYVNNVAVMPVNQNYILMVDESNADQAREILDRIEE
- a CDS encoding dihydrolipoamide acetyltransferase family protein produces the protein MAEYKLLLPSMGEGVMEATIISWLFDEGDFVNEDDSVVEIATDKVDSDVPTPVSGKIVKILKQKDEVAQVGEAIAILETEGGAVSDTIQEVPKVVETAEEVPSADVIKTIEAPLNELKVEFSGDLYLSPLVKSIAQEENISEAELKTIQGTGLEGRITKEDILKYVENRGQSSSSVMKQEVPQVVASSSASAVSSVPVSTSEGDEVIQMDRVRKIIADSMVRSKHTAPHVSSFIESDVTNVVKWRNKYKNVFQQREGEKLTFMPIFVRAVVKAIQDYPMINVSVDGDKIIKKKNINIGMATALPDGNLIVPVIKNADQLSLSGLAKAINDLAHRARNKKLKPEDTQGATYTISNIGSFGNLMGTPIIPLPQVAILAVGAIVKKPAVLETPEGDVIAIRQKMFMSHSYDHRVVDGSLGGMFLKAVHDYLENWDLDTEI
- a CDS encoding CoA transferase subunit A, whose protein sequence is MIDKTVKNVQEACEGIKDGMTIMLGGFGLCGIPENSIAELVRKNVKNLTCISNNAGVDDFGLGLLLQNKQIKKMISSYVGENAEFERQLLSGELEVELIPQGTLATRCLAAGYGMPAFFTPAGVGTEVAEGKEVRNFNGKDYLLEYAFDADFAIVKAWKGDTAGNLIYRSTARNFNPPMAMAGKITIAEVEELVPAGTLDPDQIHTPGIYVHRIFQGENYEKRIEQRTVRKTNQD